One Glycine max cultivar Williams 82 chromosome 4, Glycine_max_v4.0, whole genome shotgun sequence DNA segment encodes these proteins:
- the LOC100813609 gene encoding annexin-like protein RJ4 isoform X2 has product MSWGADGKAIIAILGHRNATQRTLIREAYQNLFQEDLIKRLESELSGDFERAMYRWILEPAEREALLANIAIKSADKNYQVIVEISCVLSPEELFAVRRAYHNKYKRCLEEDVAANTSGHLRQLLVGLVSSFRYGGSEINAKLAQSEADALHEAIKNKNKSNDEIIRILTTRSKTQLVATFNRYRDDHGIAITKKLSDEGSDEFHKAANLAISCINDHKKYYEKVLRNAMEHLGTAEDALTRVIVTRAEKDLKEIKEVYYKRNSVHLEHAVAKETSGDYKKFLLSLMGKEE; this is encoded by the exons ATGA GTTGGGGAGCTGATGGAAAAGCCATCATAGCAATACTAGGCCATAGAAATGCCACCCAAAGGACCCTAATCAGAGAAGCATACCAGAATCTCTTCCAAGAGGATCTCATCAAACGCCTTGAGTCTGAGCTCTCTGGTGACTTTGAG AGGGCAATGTACCGTTGGATATTGGAACCTGCAGAACGTGAGGCTTTGTTGGCCAATATAGCCATTAAGAGTGCTGACAAAAACTACCAAGTGATTGTGGAAATTTCCTGTGTCCTTTCACCTGAAGAGCTTTTTGCTGTGAGGCGTGCCTACCACAACAAATACAAGCGTTGCTTGGAGGAAGATGTGGCCGCTAATACCAGTGGCCATCTTCGCCAG CTATTGGTAGGGTTGGTTAGCTCATTTAGGTATGGGGGCAGTGAAATTAATGCAAAATTGGCACAATCTGAAGCTGATGCTCTTCATGAGGCTataaaaaacaagaataaaagtaaTGACGAAATTATTAGGATCCTTACTACTAGGAGCAAGACCCAACTTGTGGCTACTTTCAATCGCTACAGGGATGATCATGGCATTGCCATCACTAAG AAATTGTCCGATGAAGGATCTGATGAATTTCATAAGGCAGCAAATTTAGCCATTAGTTGCATCAATGATCATAAGAAGTACTACGAAAAG GTTCTTCGCAATGCCATGGAACATCTTGGAACTGCTGAGGATGCCCTCACACGTGTGATTGTCACCAGGGCTGAGAAGGACCTGAAGGAGATCAAAGAGGTGTATTACAAGAGAAACAGTGTTCACCTTGAGCATGCAGTGGCCAAGGAAACTTCTGGAGACTACAAGAAGTTCCTCCTCTCTTTGATGGGGAAAGAAGAGTaa
- the LOC100813609 gene encoding annexin-like protein RJ4 isoform X1, whose product MATLIAPSNHSPVEDAESLRKAVKGWGADGKAIIAILGHRNATQRTLIREAYQNLFQEDLIKRLESELSGDFERAMYRWILEPAEREALLANIAIKSADKNYQVIVEISCVLSPEELFAVRRAYHNKYKRCLEEDVAANTSGHLRQLLVGLVSSFRYGGSEINAKLAQSEADALHEAIKNKNKSNDEIIRILTTRSKTQLVATFNRYRDDHGIAITKKLSDEGSDEFHKAANLAISCINDHKKYYEKVLRNAMEHLGTAEDALTRVIVTRAEKDLKEIKEVYYKRNSVHLEHAVAKETSGDYKKFLLSLMGKEE is encoded by the exons ATGGCTACGCTGATTGCTCCTTCCAACCACTCTCCTGTGGAAGATGCCGAATCTCTCCGGAAGGCTGTCAAAG GTTGGGGAGCTGATGGAAAAGCCATCATAGCAATACTAGGCCATAGAAATGCCACCCAAAGGACCCTAATCAGAGAAGCATACCAGAATCTCTTCCAAGAGGATCTCATCAAACGCCTTGAGTCTGAGCTCTCTGGTGACTTTGAG AGGGCAATGTACCGTTGGATATTGGAACCTGCAGAACGTGAGGCTTTGTTGGCCAATATAGCCATTAAGAGTGCTGACAAAAACTACCAAGTGATTGTGGAAATTTCCTGTGTCCTTTCACCTGAAGAGCTTTTTGCTGTGAGGCGTGCCTACCACAACAAATACAAGCGTTGCTTGGAGGAAGATGTGGCCGCTAATACCAGTGGCCATCTTCGCCAG CTATTGGTAGGGTTGGTTAGCTCATTTAGGTATGGGGGCAGTGAAATTAATGCAAAATTGGCACAATCTGAAGCTGATGCTCTTCATGAGGCTataaaaaacaagaataaaagtaaTGACGAAATTATTAGGATCCTTACTACTAGGAGCAAGACCCAACTTGTGGCTACTTTCAATCGCTACAGGGATGATCATGGCATTGCCATCACTAAG AAATTGTCCGATGAAGGATCTGATGAATTTCATAAGGCAGCAAATTTAGCCATTAGTTGCATCAATGATCATAAGAAGTACTACGAAAAG GTTCTTCGCAATGCCATGGAACATCTTGGAACTGCTGAGGATGCCCTCACACGTGTGATTGTCACCAGGGCTGAGAAGGACCTGAAGGAGATCAAAGAGGTGTATTACAAGAGAAACAGTGTTCACCTTGAGCATGCAGTGGCCAAGGAAACTTCTGGAGACTACAAGAAGTTCCTCCTCTCTTTGATGGGGAAAGAAGAGTaa